In Rutidosis leptorrhynchoides isolate AG116_Rl617_1_P2 chromosome 2, CSIRO_AGI_Rlap_v1, whole genome shotgun sequence, one genomic interval encodes:
- the LOC139889870 gene encoding protein FAR1-RELATED SEQUENCE 5-like has product MNADCFGEVNTLTSVDDNVGYRVKQTLPIRVDNNKKKKKRNRSSQRTGCLASIGIVLNKYNKFVIQKFVKAHNRILVHPHHIKHLKSKKRLNNSQKSFLFKLNQAEIGPCRGYRILEKVKGGDEDVGCSKVDCKIWKRDVIKYIGEGDGEMFGQLLENKKKSLNNFSFEYFTVFNNDKWELARAFWADQASKENYKVFGDVVLFDSTYRTNKYDMKFIPFTGIDNHKKCVTFGAALLAKEDLDSYKWLCEAFKKAFPEEPQIVLTDQDPSMIVAIEAVSESKTQTLYVACQWSIVRSNPSKVWSTLIGPAISNVGFKDSISQIVWTDKLGPDDFDKR; this is encoded by the exons ATGAATGCGGATTGTTTTGGGGAAGTTAATACATTAACGTCTGTTGATGATAATGTTGGTTATAGAGTTAAACAAACGCTGCCTATTCGAGTAGATAATaacaaaaagaagaagaaaagaaatagGTCATCACAGAGGACAGGATGTCTTGCTTCTATTGGTATTGTGTTGAATAAATACAATAAATTTGTCATTCAAAAGTTTGTGAAAGCTCATAACCGTATATTGGTTCATCCTCATCACATAAAACATTTAAAATCTAAAAAACGATTaaataattctcaaaaatcattttTATTCAAGTTGAATCAAGCTGAGATTGGTCCTTGTAGAGGTTATCGAATTTTGGAGAAAGTAAAAGGTGGTGATGAAGATGTTGGATGTTCGAAGGTTGATTGTAAGATTTGGAAAAGAGATGTTATTAAGTATATAGGAGAGGGAGATGGTGAAATGTTTGGTCAACTGTTAGAAAATAAGAAAAAGAGTTTAAACaacttttcatttgaatattttACGGTTTTCAATAATGATAAGTGGGAGTTAGCTAGAGCATTTTGGGCTGATCAAGCTTCAAAAGAAAATTACAAAGTTTTTGGAGATGTAGTTTTATTTGATTCAACCTATCGAACAAACAA ATATGATATGAAGTTCATACCATTTACTGGTATTGATAACCATAAGAAGTGTGTTACTTTTGGTGCTGCATTATTAGCAAAAGAAGATTTGGATTCGTATAAGTGGTTATGTGAAGCTTTTAAGAAAGCATTCCCCGAAGAACCGCAAATAGTATTGACCGATCAAGATCCCTCCATGATAGTTGCTATTGAAGCTGTTTCAGAAAGCAAGACACAAACTTTGTATGTGGCAT GTCAATGGTCAATAGTTAGGTCAAATCCATCAAAAGTTTGGTCAACGCTG ATTGGTCCTGCTATTTCAAATGTGGGTTTTAAAGATTCTATTTCTCAAATTGTCTGGACTGACAAGTTAGGCCCTGATGATTTTGATAAAAGATGA
- the LOC139889869 gene encoding uncharacterized protein — MSGLMCTSSHSESENHMFQQLMSNSSTLVEFIIFFETAMQIQRQVQSKNDHDSRYTIPKVVTDYEIEQHAVQLYTRKIFGEVQGQIKAASRYCMNYQVDHKNGFTEYTVMDRSVRNNGLANNLDKAGNPLAFDEYIPAVSVCIDAITLKDPNTYFDSNQVGSSGEFGVQMKEIYEMTDHAIGLYKDDPEKLSSLKDTIRGLKDKAVEQMGNDHTLSKDEFIEGLVGIPKPDKVSVYCPNNLRSKGCGKRITNVREEAIKQQTVNHRTCSFCNEVGHNSRGCKVRKQKILEKKN, encoded by the exons ATGTCAGGGTTAATGTGCACTTCTTCCCATTCTGAGAGTGAAAACCACATGTTTCAACAACTGATGAGCAATAGTTCAACCTTAGTTGAGTTTATCATTTTTTTCGAAACTGCTATGCAGATTCAACGACAAGTGCAGTCTAAAAACGATCACGATTCACGATACACTATCCCTAAAGTTGTTACTGATTATGAGATCGAACAACATGCTGTGCAATTGTATACTAGGAAAATTTTTGGTGAAGTACAGGGTCAAATCAAAGCTGCATCGAGATATTGTATGAATTATCAAGTTGatcataaaaatggttttacaGAGTATACTGTAATGGATAGAAGTGTTAGAAATAATGGGTTAGCAAATAATCTTGATAAAGCTGGTAATCCTCTGGCTTTTGATGAATACATTCCAGCAGTTAGTGTg TGTATTGATGCTATTACTTTAAAAGatccaaacacatattttgattctAATCAAGTTGGATCTTCCGGAGAGTTTGGTGTTCAAATGAAGGAGATTTATGAAATGACTGATCATGCGATAGGGCTATATAAGGATGATCCTGAAAAATTAAGTTCACTCAAAGATACAATTAGAGGGTTGAAGGATAAAGCTGTAGAGCAAATGGGAAATGATCATACATTGAGTAAAGATGAATTTATTGAGGGTTTGGTTGGTATACCAAAACCTGATAAAGTGTCAGTTTATTGCCCTAATAATTTGAGGAGTAAAGGTTGTGGCAAAAGAATTACAAATGTTCGAGAAGAAGCTATCAAACAACAAACCGTCAATCACAGAACTTGCAGTTTCTGTAACGAAGTTGGGCATAACAGTAGAGGTTGTAAAGTTAGGAAGCAGAagattttggaaaaaaaaaattga